A single region of the Bacillales bacterium genome encodes:
- a CDS encoding YppG family protein has translation MADDRNQRPPADPWSDFLFGTPPAPPQQNQRQNNKESAKPTSDANDTLQSILSPFMTKDGNLDMNKIKGGVDQAMKMANQVGPALKKLGPIIDLLSKKK, from the coding sequence ATGGCAGACGATAGAAATCAACGTCCACCTGCGGATCCGTGGTCGGATTTCTTGTTCGGAACTCCGCCGGCCCCGCCGCAACAAAACCAGCGACAAAATAACAAAGAATCGGCCAAGCCAACCAGCGATGCAAATGACACCCTTCAGTCGATTCTCAGCCCTTTCATGACGAAGGACGGCAACTTGGACATGAACAAAATTAAAGGCGGCGTCGATCAAGCAATGAAAATGGCCAACCAGGTCGGCCCCGCTTTAAAGAAACTCGGCCCCATCATCGATTTGCTTTCAAAAAAGAAATAA
- the trpS gene encoding tryptophan--tRNA ligase, translating into MAVIFSGIQPTATLTLGNYLGALQHFPPMQDDNECYFCIVDQHAITLPQDPAELRNYIRQLAALYLAAGIDPDRSALFIQSEVPAHAQLAWIMQCVAYIGELERMTQFKDKSQNREAVSAGLLTYPPLMAADILLYNTEIVPVGDDQKQHIELTRDIAERFNRRFSEIFTMPEGQIPKIGSRIMSLVEPTKKMSKSDANEKATIYLLDDEKSIIKKIKSATTDSDMAVRFDPEKKPGISNLMSIYSLCSGKTIEEIETAYEGKGYGAFKTDVAEAVVEKLRPLQKRYYEIIESSLVDEALDRGAAKAGKTAQKTLKKVEKAVGLGR; encoded by the coding sequence ATGGCTGTGATTTTTTCCGGAATTCAACCAACGGCAACGCTTACGCTCGGCAATTATCTCGGCGCTTTGCAACATTTCCCCCCTATGCAGGACGATAACGAATGTTACTTTTGCATCGTCGATCAGCATGCGATTACTTTGCCTCAAGATCCTGCTGAATTGCGAAACTACATCCGGCAACTGGCAGCCCTCTATTTGGCAGCCGGAATCGATCCCGACCGATCTGCGCTTTTCATTCAGTCGGAAGTGCCCGCACACGCCCAGCTGGCGTGGATCATGCAATGTGTCGCTTATATCGGCGAACTGGAACGCATGACTCAGTTTAAAGACAAGTCGCAAAACAGAGAGGCGGTTTCGGCAGGCTTGCTTACGTATCCACCGTTGATGGCGGCCGACATCTTGTTATACAATACCGAGATCGTTCCGGTCGGCGACGACCAAAAGCAGCACATTGAACTGACGCGAGATATCGCGGAACGTTTCAATCGCCGTTTCAGCGAAATCTTTACGATGCCGGAAGGACAAATTCCGAAAATCGGGTCGCGAATCATGTCACTTGTCGAACCGACGAAAAAAATGAGCAAGTCTGACGCGAACGAAAAAGCGACGATCTATTTGCTCGACGATGAAAAAAGTATCATCAAAAAAATCAAGAGCGCAACAACGGATTCTGACATGGCCGTGCGATTCGATCCGGAGAAGAAGCCGGGAATCAGCAACTTGATGTCCATTTACTCGCTCTGTTCCGGAAAAACGATCGAAGAAATCGAAACAGCGTACGAAGGAAAAGGATACGGAGCATTTAAGACAGACGTGGCGGAGGCGGTAGTGGAAAAATTGCGGCCGTTGCAAAAACGGTATTACGAAATCATCGAATCGAGCCTGGTCGATGAGGCGCTCGACCGCGGGGCGGCAAAAGCCGGCAAAACGGCGCAAAAAACCTTGAAAAAAGTTGAAAAAGCCGTCGGGCTCGGTCGATGA
- the argF gene encoding ornithine carbamoyltransferase has protein sequence MNLSGKDLLTLADYSSGEIYGLLELAEQLKKESYSPLLIGKSLGMIFEKPSTRTRVSFEVAMTQLGGHALYLNPADLQLGRGETISDTAKVLSRYVDAIMIRTFEQEKVEQLAEGADVPVINGLTNDYHPCQVLADLLTIKEKFGTIAGKTLAYIGDCNNMTHSLMIGAAKVGMNVTIVSPQGCEPSQKIFGDAKQTAAGTGAAITLTNDPVEAVETADVIYTDVWTSMGDEETSERIEKLEPFQVNAKLWAHAKKSPIFMHCLPAHRGQEVSAEIIDGPNSVVFDQAENRLHAQKALLTALIG, from the coding sequence ATGAATTTGAGCGGAAAAGATTTGTTGACATTGGCGGATTACAGCAGCGGCGAAATTTACGGGTTGCTTGAGCTTGCTGAACAATTGAAGAAGGAGAGCTATTCGCCGTTATTGATAGGCAAATCACTCGGCATGATTTTCGAGAAACCTTCCACGCGTACGCGCGTTTCGTTTGAGGTGGCGATGACACAGCTTGGCGGTCATGCGCTGTACTTGAATCCTGCCGATTTGCAGCTCGGGCGCGGTGAAACGATTTCCGACACGGCAAAGGTGCTGTCACGTTACGTGGACGCGATTATGATCCGCACGTTTGAACAAGAAAAAGTCGAGCAGTTGGCGGAGGGGGCGGACGTCCCCGTCATCAACGGCTTGACGAACGACTATCATCCATGCCAAGTGCTCGCTGATTTGTTGACGATCAAAGAAAAGTTCGGCACGATTGCAGGCAAAACGCTTGCGTACATCGGGGATTGCAATAACATGACGCATTCGTTGATGATTGGTGCGGCGAAAGTCGGCATGAACGTGACGATCGTTTCTCCGCAAGGCTGCGAGCCGAGTCAAAAGATCTTTGGCGATGCGAAACAAACGGCTGCCGGGACCGGTGCGGCAATCACCTTGACGAACGATCCCGTTGAGGCGGTGGAGACGGCCGATGTCATTTATACGGACGTATGGACGAGTATGGGAGACGAAGAAACGTCCGAGCGCATTGAAAAATTGGAGCCGTTTCAGGTGAACGCAAAGCTGTGGGCGCATGCGAAGAAATCTCCCATTTTTATGCACTGTTTGCCCGCACACCGCGGCCAGGAAGTGAGCGCAGAAATCATCGACGGTCCGAATTCGGTCGTCTTTGACCAGGCAGAAAACCGCTTGCACGCGCAGAAAGCATTGCTTACTGCATTGATTGGTTGA
- a CDS encoding acetylornithine transaminase has product MSRLFPNYGRWELALASGKGAHVVDTDGNAYLDFICGIGVTNLGHCHPDVTEAVQAQLHKVWHVSNLFQIESQEEVARKLTEHCSGDAVVFCNSGAEANEAAMKLARKHTGNHKIITFAGSFHGRTLATLAATGQEKVKTGFGPQLETFIHVPFNDIEALREAIDDETAAVMVEAVQGEGGIHPADADFLAQVEVECRKHGALLIVDEVQTGIGRTGKAFAYQHYGISPDVITAAKGLGNGFPVGAMIGKAELANTFGPGTHGSTFGGNPLAMAAASAVLDVVFRDGFLSEVERKGRWLMQMLHEQLQDVPEVTAVRGKGLMVGIECEEAAAIVTKVREKGLLVLLAGSNVVRLLPPLIVTDSELREAVSAIVEAFDKK; this is encoded by the coding sequence ATGAGCCGCTTGTTTCCGAATTACGGCCGTTGGGAGTTGGCTCTTGCATCCGGTAAAGGCGCTCATGTCGTTGACACCGACGGCAACGCTTACCTTGATTTTATTTGCGGGATCGGCGTGACGAATCTCGGCCATTGCCATCCAGACGTCACCGAAGCCGTTCAAGCCCAGCTTCATAAAGTGTGGCATGTTTCGAATTTGTTTCAAATCGAGTCGCAGGAAGAAGTCGCCCGCAAGTTGACCGAGCATTGTTCCGGAGACGCAGTCGTGTTTTGCAACAGCGGGGCGGAAGCGAACGAGGCTGCAATGAAGCTCGCGCGAAAACATACAGGCAACCATAAAATCATCACCTTTGCCGGTTCTTTTCACGGCCGCACGTTGGCAACGCTTGCGGCGACCGGTCAAGAAAAAGTGAAAACCGGATTTGGTCCGCAGTTGGAAACGTTCATTCATGTGCCTTTCAATGATATCGAAGCGTTGCGAGAAGCAATCGACGATGAAACGGCGGCGGTCATGGTCGAGGCCGTTCAAGGCGAGGGCGGGATTCATCCGGCCGATGCCGATTTTTTGGCGCAAGTGGAAGTCGAATGCCGAAAGCACGGAGCGTTATTGATCGTCGACGAAGTGCAAACCGGCATCGGGCGGACGGGAAAAGCATTCGCGTATCAGCATTACGGAATTTCGCCTGATGTCATCACGGCAGCGAAAGGACTCGGGAACGGCTTTCCGGTCGGTGCGATGATCGGTAAAGCAGAGTTGGCCAACACGTTCGGCCCTGGCACGCACGGAAGTACGTTCGGGGGAAATCCGTTGGCGATGGCTGCAGCTTCAGCGGTGCTTGATGTTGTTTTCCGCGACGGGTTTCTTTCCGAAGTAGAAAGAAAAGGGCGATGGTTAATGCAAATGCTGCATGAACAACTGCAAGACGTTCCAGAGGTGACAGCGGTCCGCGGCAAAGGGTTGATGGTCGGGATCGAATGCGAAGAGGCGGCGGCGATCGTGACGAAGGTAAGGGAGAAAGGATTGCTCGTTTTGCTTGCCGGTTCGAATGTTGTCCGGCTGCTGCCGCCGTTGATCGTTACGGACAGCGAGCTCCGCGAAGCGGTATCGGCTATCGTTGAAGCTTTCGACAAAAAATGA
- the fabF gene encoding beta-ketoacyl-ACP synthase II encodes MEKKRVVVTGLGAVTPLGNNVGTTWKNAVAGVNGVAEVTRVDASQFPAKVAGEARDFDPSEYIEKKELRKMDRFTHFAMAASLMAVKDADLTIDENNADRVGVWLGSGIGGMATYEEQVKVFVEKGYRRVSPFFVPMIIPDMAAGRVSMEIGAKGISACTVTACATGTNSIGDAFKLIQRGDADVMITGGCEASLTNMAFAGFSVMKALSTNPDPNSASRPFDANRDGFVMGEGAGVMVLESLESALNRGAHIYAEIVGYGATSDAYHITAPLEDGSGGARAMRQALDDAGVELDEVGYLNAHGTSTPPNDAMETAAIKTVFGEHAYRLPISSTKSMTGHLLGATGGVEAIFCVKALEDAILPPTIHYETPDPNCDLDYIPNEARKADGLEVSMSNSFGFGGHNATLVFKKYHS; translated from the coding sequence ATGGAAAAAAAACGTGTGGTTGTTACCGGTTTGGGTGCGGTTACCCCGCTCGGCAATAATGTTGGAACGACATGGAAAAATGCAGTTGCCGGAGTCAACGGAGTCGCGGAAGTAACGCGCGTCGATGCTTCGCAGTTTCCTGCCAAAGTTGCAGGTGAAGCGCGAGATTTTGATCCTTCCGAGTACATTGAAAAAAAGGAACTACGGAAAATGGATCGCTTTACCCACTTTGCCATGGCTGCATCGCTCATGGCGGTTAAAGATGCCGACTTGACGATTGACGAAAACAATGCCGACCGCGTCGGCGTTTGGCTCGGATCAGGCATTGGCGGAATGGCTACTTATGAAGAGCAAGTGAAAGTATTCGTTGAAAAAGGCTACCGCCGCGTCAGTCCGTTTTTCGTTCCGATGATCATTCCCGACATGGCGGCGGGACGTGTTTCGATGGAGATCGGTGCTAAAGGGATTAGCGCCTGTACGGTTACCGCTTGCGCGACGGGAACGAATTCGATCGGAGATGCATTCAAGTTGATCCAGCGCGGGGACGCGGACGTCATGATTACCGGTGGTTGCGAAGCCTCGCTGACGAATATGGCCTTTGCTGGATTCAGTGTGATGAAGGCGTTATCGACCAATCCGGATCCGAATTCAGCCAGTCGACCTTTTGACGCTAACCGCGACGGGTTCGTCATGGGCGAGGGAGCCGGTGTCATGGTGCTGGAATCTTTGGAATCCGCACTTAACAGGGGGGCTCACATTTACGCCGAGATTGTCGGATACGGGGCCACTTCCGATGCTTATCACATTACCGCGCCGTTGGAAGATGGAAGCGGCGGAGCGCGTGCGATGCGTCAAGCGCTTGATGACGCCGGCGTCGAACTCGACGAGGTCGGCTATTTGAACGCGCACGGGACAAGCACACCGCCGAACGACGCAATGGAAACGGCTGCAATCAAGACGGTGTTCGGGGAACACGCATACCGTCTTCCGATAAGCTCCACGAAATCAATGACCGGGCATTTGCTCGGGGCGACCGGAGGCGTCGAAGCAATCTTTTGCGTCAAGGCGCTTGAAGACGCGATTTTGCCGCCGACGATTCATTATGAAACGCCCGATCCGAACTGTGATCTCGATTATATTCCGAACGAAGCGAGAAAAGCGGACGGCCTCGAAGTAAGCATGAGCAATTCTTTCGGATTCGGCGGACATAACGCAACGCTCGTTTTCAAAAAATACCATTCTTAA
- a CDS encoding undecaprenyl-diphosphate phosphatase, giving the protein MESLLVLLKYVFLGFVQGITEPIPISSSGHLILVEHLLGMKIPGLSFEVFVNTASLLAVLVIYREDIIRLFNHSVNYAVRGHKDSKDEFMFIVYLIVGTIPAGVLGVLFNDYIADHFKTVTMIGLMLFVTGIALWLIRNLRGRKNDQDLSLKDAWIVGLAQAVALIPGISRSGATIVASMGVGMKQKTALRFSFLLYIPVSVGGIILELPKMLEDPSFHRLLIPYIISFLICFGATYLSLKWLMGIMERGNLGYFTIYCFIAGTVVLFFL; this is encoded by the coding sequence ATGGAGTCTTTACTTGTTCTATTAAAGTACGTTTTTCTAGGTTTTGTGCAAGGGATCACCGAGCCGATCCCGATTTCTTCGAGCGGCCATCTCATCCTTGTAGAACATTTGTTAGGCATGAAAATTCCCGGCCTCAGCTTTGAAGTGTTCGTTAATACCGCATCGTTGTTGGCGGTTCTCGTCATCTACCGAGAAGATATCATTCGCCTGTTCAACCACAGCGTGAATTATGCCGTTCGCGGCCATAAAGACTCAAAAGATGAGTTCATGTTTATCGTTTATTTGATTGTCGGAACGATTCCGGCCGGTGTTCTCGGTGTATTGTTCAACGATTACATTGCCGATCATTTTAAAACGGTGACGATGATTGGTCTCATGTTGTTTGTGACCGGCATCGCTTTATGGCTCATCCGTAATTTGCGCGGCAGGAAAAACGATCAAGACTTGTCCCTGAAAGACGCTTGGATCGTCGGACTTGCCCAAGCGGTCGCCTTAATTCCCGGTATCAGCCGGTCAGGAGCCACCATCGTCGCCTCGATGGGGGTCGGCATGAAGCAAAAAACGGCTTTGCGTTTTTCCTTTTTGCTCTATATTCCTGTCAGCGTTGGAGGCATCATTCTTGAGCTGCCGAAAATGTTGGAAGATCCATCCTTTCATCGACTGCTCATTCCTTACATCATTTCTTTCCTTATTTGCTTTGGCGCGACCTACCTTTCGCTGAAATGGTTAATGGGAATCATGGAACGGGGAAACCTCGGATATTTTACGATCTACTGCTTCATTGCCGGAACCGTCGTGCTTTTCTTTTTGTAA
- a CDS encoding beta-ketoacyl-ACP synthase III has protein sequence MNVGILGIGRYESEKVLTNKDLEGMMDTSDEWIRTRTGIEERRVAPEGVDTSDMSYEAAKKALDAAGLTAQELDLIIVATVTSDYPFPSVACMIQERLGAKQAAAFDIGAACAGFMYGMITAKQFIENGVYSKILIVGAEKLTKIIDWTDRSTAVLFGDGAGAVILGEVSEGKGILSFELGADGSGGKHLYQDEYIKMNGREVFKFAVRQMGETAVNVIEKAGLTAEDINFFIPHQANVRIMEAARQRLDVPKERMAFSVHKYGNTSSASIPIALVEELEKGTIKDGDLIVLVGFGGGLTWGGIALRWGQ, from the coding sequence ATGAATGTCGGGATTTTGGGAATCGGAAGATACGAGTCGGAGAAGGTTTTAACCAACAAAGACCTTGAAGGAATGATGGATACATCAGACGAATGGATTCGAACGAGAACTGGGATTGAGGAACGGCGCGTGGCACCTGAAGGTGTCGATACATCGGACATGTCGTACGAAGCAGCGAAAAAAGCTTTGGATGCGGCCGGGCTTACGGCGCAGGAACTTGATTTGATTATCGTCGCCACCGTAACGTCTGATTACCCGTTTCCGTCGGTCGCTTGCATGATTCAAGAGCGTCTCGGTGCCAAGCAGGCAGCGGCATTTGATATTGGCGCAGCATGTGCCGGATTTATGTACGGCATGATCACAGCGAAACAATTCATCGAAAACGGCGTCTATTCGAAAATCCTTATCGTAGGCGCAGAAAAACTAACAAAAATCATCGATTGGACCGATAGAAGTACTGCGGTATTGTTCGGGGACGGTGCCGGGGCAGTCATCCTTGGCGAAGTGTCCGAGGGCAAAGGGATCCTATCTTTTGAACTCGGAGCCGACGGTTCGGGTGGTAAACATTTATATCAAGATGAATATATAAAAATGAACGGACGCGAAGTGTTCAAGTTCGCTGTCCGGCAAATGGGTGAGACGGCCGTAAATGTGATCGAGAAAGCCGGTCTTACAGCTGAAGACATCAATTTCTTCATTCCGCATCAAGCGAACGTGAGAATCATGGAAGCGGCAAGGCAGCGCCTAGACGTTCCGAAAGAAAGAATGGCTTTTTCCGTTCATAAATACGGGAACACATCATCCGCCTCGATTCCGATCGCGCTCGTGGAGGAACTCGAAAAAGGAACGATAAAAGACGGGGATCTTATAGTACTCGTCGGTTTCGGCGGGGGCTTGACTTGGGGCGGCATAGCCCTTCGCTGGGGACAATAG
- a CDS encoding YjbA family protein, protein MQYLGDVWVNWFEGEENGYNVCEFHEWRKEDVIELLDQVPVLKIEPVLFDQIENDLADLPADLLADVHNKSFIRKNNQRQSIEYCFIAYDGMRILAVDTMGYRIPVRKSRLIPRQEQVVAEKMKDEKTSVYRFDNDRALKNFHILSPDPRWMRGLTRRERKLKQLLFMALDQLHASGTTAEVRYWYTEWVPKKYFEIQTMHFEEAWHQLYAELQIGWSDHHYDICERIIKGQPFFENLWEAEHGKRVNEQNH, encoded by the coding sequence ATGCAGTATTTAGGAGACGTTTGGGTCAACTGGTTTGAGGGAGAAGAAAATGGCTACAATGTTTGCGAGTTTCATGAATGGCGGAAAGAAGACGTTATTGAATTGCTCGATCAAGTTCCCGTTTTGAAAATCGAACCCGTCTTGTTTGACCAAATCGAGAATGATTTGGCGGATTTGCCTGCCGACTTGCTGGCAGACGTACATAACAAAAGCTTCATACGGAAAAACAATCAGCGCCAGAGCATCGAATATTGTTTTATTGCATATGACGGGATGCGGATCCTCGCGGTCGACACAATGGGGTACCGGATTCCGGTCCGCAAGAGCCGTCTGATTCCGCGACAGGAACAGGTGGTTGCAGAGAAGATGAAGGATGAAAAAACGAGCGTCTATCGTTTCGATAATGACCGGGCTTTGAAGAATTTTCACATTCTTTCTCCCGATCCCCGCTGGATGAGAGGGTTGACGAGACGAGAACGGAAGTTGAAACAATTGTTGTTCATGGCGCTCGATCAGCTTCACGCATCGGGAACAACAGCCGAAGTACGGTATTGGTATACCGAGTGGGTGCCGAAAAAGTATTTTGAAATCCAGACGATGCATTTCGAAGAAGCGTGGCACCAATTGTACGCGGAATTACAAATCGGGTGGTCCGATCACCATTACGACATTTGCGAGCGAATCATTAAGGGACAACCTTTTTTCGAAAATCTTTGGGAAGCGGAACACGGAAAACGAGTCAATGAACAAAATCATTAA